The DNA sequence CTTGAGTAATCACGGCTACATCGCCGCGGCGTTCGCCAACCTGAATAGTGCGCTGTCTTGCCACCAAGCTTTCACTACCGTCTTCAGCAGTCACTTTATCTAATACATAGAGAGATTCTCCGTATAAAGAGAAAGAAATAGCTTGCTGGGGAACCACCACCTGATGGGGTTTAACCGGTTGCCAAATACGTACACTGGCATACATGCCTGAACGTAATAAACCGTCAGCATTAGGTATAGTAGCCTGAACCTGAATCACCCCACTTTGTGGGTCTACGGTAGGTTCAACGGTGGTAACTTGGCCTTTAAACCATTGCTCTGGATAAGCATCTGAATTTAGCTCAATCTCAGTACCACGCTTAATTAGAGAGATATCTTTTTGCGGTACAATAAAACGTAGCAACATGTGGTCAAGGTTTTCTAAGCGCGCCATATCCTCGCCCGCTTGAAGATATTGACCTAAATTGATTTGGCGAATACCGATCACCCCATTAAATGGCGCTCTAATCTCACGACGCTCAATGGTGGCTTTCAGTGCTTCGATATCATTCACTAAGGCTAAATAATTAGATTCAGAGTCATCAAACTGAGTCTGTGATACTGAGCCACGCTCTAATAGCGATTTATTACGCTCCATCTGTCGCTTAATCG is a window from the Agarivorans sp. TSD2052 genome containing:
- a CDS encoding efflux RND transporter periplasmic adaptor subunit; the encoded protein is MKKWMAIMLVLSVILFGSVFGFYSFKQKKIAEFMAKRPVPEMPVEVALAKSQDWQAAIESIGFIEPYQGVNITSSVAGLVTKIHFSSGDTVRAGDLLVSLEAEVEKANLASAKAKLPAIKRQMERNKSLLERGSVSQTQFDDSESNYLALVNDIEALKATIERREIRAPFNGVIGIRQINLGQYLQAGEDMARLENLDHMLLRFIVPQKDISLIKRGTEIELNSDAYPEQWFKGQVTTVEPTVDPQSGVIQVQATIPNADGLLRSGMYASVRIWQPVKPHQVVVPQQAISFSLYGESLYVLDKVTAEDGSESLVARQRTIQVGERRGDVAVITQGVAADEQVVISGQVRLRNGAMVRIVEDSFLQRDQNLPKD